A window of Terriglobus sp. RCC_193 contains these coding sequences:
- a CDS encoding ATP-dependent endonuclease: protein MHLRSISIENFRAINRLNLDLDEGANLLIGPNAVGKTTVLEALRLCKATLAPRTQSESRAILVALGVTPQNLPNVQNFSAISNERQEPIKISCKFGLSQSEVTMLPAIFPDLVRRIISAQTGISLETGQTSLIQFMSSPNGIAMKSQVDQFVQQHIARLTASASCDLLLQINPTEGSYEGGDLFAQTVFSVFESRLSPFKSLFSFFPADRAMPTGDIPIQLGSVDAQQQLESHNSQPSLKYQRLKTTIFSALLEGPESRKRMEDVFGRVFNSLLKERELVDFSVNQFGQASITVRDTRSGKVFDIDSMSSGEKGLILLFVTLDRSIENGGLVLLDEPELHLNPAVCKDLLTFLDEEFLKPRNMQALICTHSPEILGAAMRIDKAKVFHLRQGGMASVIRKQDQPEVAQALKLLGTSEVEEMLYQAVVFVEGPDDVELLETAFPKILSRVKFRDLAGRKEVEKQIVKLQEAEKNGTKEGTSYFLFDRDDRPSNLTSSNQVKIEQWSRYCLENYLLDQQVLYDVLRKDFAATNLPTDLGSATQLFEQIAKRQLRARAIDQAYEELDYENPGLRPPDRSAGNYQKAAEALFGRLSKIRQQVTLLNETTWKNQFIERCEAIHREKEQEWSSSWITQCSGKQFFKDLYQTVGLNIKPIALKRHLLKENKFFNDGEGSESWKLLKSSFDGLFEK from the coding sequence TTGCACTTAAGAAGCATATCTATCGAAAATTTTCGGGCGATAAATCGCCTCAACCTTGATCTAGATGAAGGTGCAAATCTCCTGATAGGTCCTAATGCAGTCGGGAAAACGACTGTACTCGAAGCGCTTCGACTTTGTAAGGCAACCCTAGCGCCCCGTACCCAGAGCGAATCCCGCGCGATTCTCGTGGCGCTAGGAGTAACGCCCCAAAATCTACCCAATGTCCAAAACTTTTCTGCAATTTCTAATGAGCGGCAAGAGCCAATCAAGATTTCGTGCAAATTTGGCTTGAGTCAGTCCGAAGTTACGATGCTACCGGCCATCTTTCCCGATCTTGTACGACGAATAATTTCTGCACAGACGGGCATATCACTTGAAACTGGCCAAACGTCACTCATTCAATTTATGTCATCTCCAAATGGGATCGCGATGAAATCCCAAGTCGATCAATTTGTCCAACAACATATTGCGAGACTCACGGCATCGGCTTCATGCGATTTACTGTTACAGATCAATCCAACAGAAGGAAGCTATGAGGGCGGCGACCTCTTCGCGCAGACGGTATTCTCTGTGTTCGAAAGTCGCCTTAGCCCTTTTAAGTCGCTATTTAGCTTCTTTCCCGCTGATCGCGCAATGCCAACTGGCGACATCCCTATTCAACTTGGCTCCGTAGACGCACAACAACAACTTGAGTCACACAACTCTCAACCATCCTTGAAATACCAACGGCTCAAAACAACCATATTCTCTGCTTTATTGGAGGGCCCCGAAAGCAGAAAACGAATGGAAGACGTCTTCGGACGAGTCTTCAACTCACTTTTGAAGGAACGAGAGCTTGTCGATTTTTCGGTCAATCAATTTGGACAAGCATCGATCACTGTTAGAGATACCAGAAGCGGGAAAGTCTTCGATATCGACTCGATGAGCAGCGGCGAGAAAGGCTTGATCCTTCTGTTTGTAACCCTAGACCGATCCATTGAGAACGGTGGTTTAGTGCTTCTTGATGAGCCCGAACTACATCTTAATCCTGCGGTTTGCAAGGATCTTCTCACCTTCCTAGACGAAGAATTTTTGAAACCAAGGAACATGCAGGCTTTGATCTGTACGCACTCGCCGGAAATATTAGGCGCGGCAATGCGGATTGACAAAGCCAAAGTATTTCACTTGAGACAAGGTGGCATGGCATCGGTAATCCGCAAACAAGATCAACCTGAAGTCGCACAGGCTCTCAAGTTGCTAGGCACCTCAGAAGTTGAAGAAATGCTTTATCAAGCCGTTGTATTCGTCGAAGGGCCTGATGATGTCGAATTATTGGAGACTGCATTTCCAAAAATTCTTTCACGTGTTAAATTCCGAGACCTTGCAGGAAGAAAAGAAGTTGAAAAGCAGATCGTCAAGCTTCAGGAAGCAGAGAAGAACGGTACGAAAGAGGGAACATCTTATTTTCTTTTCGACAGAGATGATCGCCCATCAAATCTCACTAGCTCAAATCAGGTGAAGATCGAACAATGGTCTCGTTACTGTCTCGAGAACTACCTCTTAGATCAACAAGTCCTCTACGATGTGCTTCGCAAAGATTTTGCAGCAACAAATTTGCCGACCGATCTTGGAAGCGCAACCCAACTTTTTGAACAAATAGCGAAGCGGCAGCTTCGCGCGCGAGCCATCGATCAAGCTTATGAGGAACTGGATTATGAGAATCCCGGTCTTCGCCCCCCGGACCGTAGCGCCGGTAATTATCAGAAAGCAGCGGAAGCTTTATTCGGTCGACTATCTAAGATACGCCAACAAGTTACTCTCCTTAATGAAACGACTTGGAAGAACCAATTCATCGAACGCTGCGAGGCAATCCACCGCGAGAAAGAACAAGAGTGGTCAAGCTCTTGGATAACACAATGCAGCGGCAAGCAGTTTTTTAAAGACCTGTATCAGACTGTCGGTTTGAACATAAAGCCTATAGCTCTTAAACGTCATCTTTTGAAGGAAAATAAATTCTTCAATGATGGTGAAGGTTCTGAGAGCTGGAAATTGCTTAAAAGTTCGTTCGATGGCCTGTTCGAGAAATGA
- a CDS encoding diguanylate cyclase: MHLERLDFTTLYACHALLCLVAGVSFLLLRPTVKVPGLRWIAASFFLDELFLLLLLNRNQWHSPVVYLLTDLTVLAANYCYYLGFARLIAVRARLKWIQILFASVFIAISYAMLVAPDINLRWMLICVATAPMHLLLAAQSGRHARGLFARKLLAAMELVMGLGATFQAVQLLLLPAAPRALTPPAPVQSALLFLQLCHEVAIALCVFLLVHERVTHEAECRAMQDTLPGMLNRKGMERELEAFFLQMQRSGGELVLALIDLDHFKKINDEHGHPAGDAALVELANSLTSHMRPCDRAGRFGGDEFLVLLPDATPDYAIRTLNSVRIHVSSLPGRPFTLSSGGTVAHRSDTVETMLARADKLLYQAKQNGRDCVLIA; encoded by the coding sequence GTGCATCTTGAACGCCTGGACTTCACGACTCTCTACGCGTGTCACGCACTGCTATGTCTTGTCGCCGGGGTTAGCTTCCTGTTGTTGCGTCCCACGGTCAAGGTGCCGGGGCTGCGCTGGATAGCTGCGAGCTTCTTCCTGGATGAACTGTTTCTGTTACTGCTACTCAACCGAAACCAATGGCACAGCCCGGTGGTGTATCTCCTCACCGATCTCACTGTCCTGGCGGCGAATTATTGCTATTACCTGGGCTTCGCCCGGTTAATTGCTGTGCGAGCACGTCTGAAGTGGATTCAGATACTCTTCGCTTCTGTCTTCATTGCAATTTCTTATGCCATGCTGGTTGCTCCGGATATCAACCTGCGATGGATGCTTATTTGTGTCGCTACCGCACCAATGCATCTACTGCTGGCAGCGCAGTCAGGTCGCCATGCCCGTGGTTTGTTCGCACGAAAGTTGCTTGCGGCAATGGAACTGGTCATGGGCCTCGGTGCCACTTTTCAGGCCGTGCAGCTTCTCCTGTTACCTGCCGCGCCGCGTGCCCTCACTCCCCCAGCGCCTGTGCAATCGGCACTGCTGTTCCTGCAGCTTTGCCATGAGGTAGCCATCGCATTGTGCGTATTTCTCCTGGTCCATGAGCGCGTAACGCACGAGGCAGAATGCCGCGCCATGCAGGATACTCTGCCGGGCATGTTGAATCGTAAAGGGATGGAGCGAGAACTGGAGGCATTCTTCCTGCAGATGCAGCGCAGCGGCGGGGAATTGGTACTGGCGTTGATCGACCTGGATCACTTCAAGAAAATCAACGATGAGCATGGGCATCCGGCGGGTGACGCGGCTTTGGTGGAACTGGCCAATTCGCTCACCTCCCACATGCGGCCTTGCGACAGGGCAGGACGTTTTGGTGGCGATGAGTTTCTGGTCTTGTTGCCGGATGCCACGCCCGACTACGCAATTCGTACGCTGAACAGCGTGCGAATCCACGTGAGTAGCCTTCCGGGCAGACCCTTCACTCTCAGCAGCGGCGGAACCGTGGCACATCGCAGCGATACTGTGGAAACGATGCTGGCTCGCGCGGACAAATTGCTCTACCAGGCAAAGCAGAATGGCAGAGACTGCGTACTCATCGCATAG
- a CDS encoding Ig-like domain repeat protein codes for MAEWLHSLMTIPLLSRRFAAVLFAVLFCLSLHAQTTIRVPADKPTIQSAIDSSSNGGTVIVAPGTYYVNLDFHGRNITVTSSDGPATTILDGSSTGPVVAFGSGETSQAILSGFTIRNGSGSGPSNIGGGGVYIHYASPTIQNNIFTDNACTSINAQGSPTITGNTITRTHTYNPVSQCTYRGTAILLYGGSRAHATRNTIIGNTESGNGTILVWASEDAVIENNIFRNNSPASAAAGCGATICMFNASRITIDGNEISNNSSNVANSASAIHLGLLDLTAPGLLPLGAPLIRILNNTIANNGTGALPQVFIDSAHARVQVVNNIVSSNSGAPGFLCRLNSAYATVGNVPVFVFNDSYTAGIPFSSDCGADATHGNITSDPQLSVDAKGNLAPHSAAVIDTGSNSVLPQPATDLEGNPRTQGSAPVNIDMGAIELPGMWTGPQNRIIQGPSRYVTGPDNITVTYALVLSGTTSWTTNNPVTLYVDGVAAQTQDIIVNNAPPYYSGSFSIGLSPGQHELQVRFAETNGARAISLPTRVYVSSTPASSALVVMNVDSQTYVGSKLSGQVRCRLNQNQSLQGHMRIFDNGNLLVDAIPTGTADVYATFFADAGSHQYECDYEGLDFNDSIVNSQILSNSAPSVGGLYSLPDPSEYGDPVTIGGSTKPFPAGATGHLRVTEGSTVILDKGLDATGDANIVTTTLTPGRHTFQGVLTSSIPGADITGVFSQTVHFAPTTLSLAGNPTSGTTATPIVLTTAASSSYKGTALTGTISILDNGTKLGIAGVLNGNVTLPAGTLTGGTHVLTAVYSGTTIFAPSTSNTVTITLTVPPPPDFSISPTGPTLSVQTEHHATTKLTLTSMNNFNGSVSLTCGNLPPVATCTFDRGRYALSSTAAVSFVVETSTITNFKSETRSMAPSTIALCLLPAAGMLFFVPRRRLPLFMAALVTILLLGTTACSGKYPDHTPPGTYAVTITATGVSGGTSVTHTVPFRLIVAPE; via the coding sequence GTGGCAGAATGGCTTCACTCACTTATGACCATTCCCCTGCTCTCCCGGCGTTTTGCCGCAGTGCTGTTTGCAGTGCTGTTTTGCCTGTCCCTGCATGCGCAGACGACCATTCGCGTCCCTGCTGACAAACCCACGATCCAGTCCGCAATCGACAGCAGCAGCAATGGCGGCACCGTGATCGTTGCTCCGGGAACTTACTACGTGAACCTGGACTTCCACGGGCGCAACATCACGGTTACCAGTTCGGATGGCCCCGCCACCACCATTCTGGATGGCAGTTCGACAGGCCCCGTGGTGGCATTCGGCAGCGGGGAAACCAGCCAGGCGATACTCAGCGGCTTCACCATCCGCAACGGTTCCGGGTCGGGTCCGTCGAACATCGGCGGCGGAGGCGTCTACATTCATTACGCTTCGCCTACCATCCAGAACAATATCTTCACCGACAATGCATGCACCAGCATTAATGCACAGGGAAGCCCCACCATTACGGGTAACACCATTACCCGCACCCATACCTACAACCCCGTGAGCCAATGCACGTATCGCGGAACCGCAATCCTTCTCTACGGCGGATCACGCGCACATGCCACCAGGAACACGATCATCGGGAATACAGAGTCCGGGAACGGTACGATCCTCGTCTGGGCGTCGGAGGATGCCGTCATTGAAAACAATATCTTCCGCAATAACAGCCCTGCTTCGGCAGCGGCTGGGTGCGGCGCCACCATCTGCATGTTCAACGCTTCCAGGATCACCATTGATGGCAACGAAATCAGCAATAACAGCTCAAATGTGGCAAATTCGGCGTCCGCAATCCATCTGGGACTCCTGGATCTCACCGCCCCTGGACTCCTCCCGCTCGGCGCTCCGCTCATCCGCATCCTGAACAACACCATTGCCAACAACGGTACCGGAGCGCTTCCGCAGGTATTTATCGACTCTGCTCATGCCCGTGTACAGGTCGTGAACAACATCGTCTCCAGCAACAGCGGCGCTCCAGGCTTCCTATGCCGTCTCAACTCCGCCTATGCGACGGTCGGCAACGTTCCTGTCTTTGTCTTCAATGACTCCTATACCGCAGGCATTCCCTTTTCGTCAGACTGCGGGGCGGATGCGACTCATGGAAACATCACCAGCGATCCACAACTCAGTGTCGATGCAAAAGGCAATCTCGCACCACACTCTGCAGCGGTCATCGATACAGGCAGCAACAGTGTGCTGCCTCAGCCTGCAACCGATCTGGAAGGTAACCCGCGCACGCAGGGGAGCGCTCCGGTCAATATTGACATGGGTGCAATTGAGTTGCCTGGTATGTGGACTGGCCCCCAGAACCGCATCATTCAGGGCCCCTCACGCTATGTGACTGGACCAGACAACATTACTGTCACTTACGCGCTGGTTCTGAGCGGCACAACAAGTTGGACTACCAATAATCCAGTCACTCTCTATGTCGATGGCGTTGCGGCACAGACGCAGGACATCATCGTTAACAACGCGCCGCCTTATTACTCCGGTAGTTTCTCCATCGGCCTCAGTCCAGGGCAGCACGAACTTCAGGTGCGTTTCGCAGAAACCAACGGAGCAAGAGCCATCTCATTGCCCACCCGGGTCTATGTTTCTTCAACGCCTGCTTCCTCAGCCCTTGTTGTGATGAATGTGGATTCGCAGACATATGTTGGAAGCAAACTCTCCGGTCAGGTTCGCTGCAGACTCAATCAGAATCAATCCCTTCAGGGACACATGCGCATCTTCGATAATGGCAATCTTCTTGTCGATGCCATTCCGACTGGAACCGCAGATGTCTACGCGACCTTCTTCGCAGATGCTGGCTCTCATCAGTACGAGTGCGATTACGAAGGCCTCGACTTCAACGACAGCATAGTCAACTCTCAGATCCTCTCAAATTCGGCGCCCTCGGTGGGTGGTCTGTACTCGCTTCCTGATCCCAGCGAATACGGCGACCCGGTCACCATTGGCGGCAGCACCAAGCCATTTCCAGCAGGTGCGACCGGACATTTGCGTGTGACGGAAGGCAGCACTGTCATCCTTGATAAAGGCCTTGACGCCACGGGCGATGCCAACATCGTCACCACGACACTCACTCCCGGTCGGCATACATTTCAGGGCGTCTTGACCAGTAGCATTCCCGGTGCCGACATCACCGGCGTCTTTAGCCAGACTGTGCACTTTGCACCAACCACGCTCTCTCTGGCCGGCAATCCCACATCAGGAACCACGGCTACCCCCATCGTTCTCACCACGGCGGCATCTTCCAGTTACAAAGGCACGGCGCTTACTGGCACCATAAGCATTCTGGACAATGGCACAAAGCTGGGCATTGCCGGAGTATTAAATGGCAACGTTACGCTTCCCGCAGGAACACTCACGGGTGGAACGCACGTACTTACTGCGGTCTATAGCGGCACTACAATCTTTGCGCCCTCTACATCGAATACCGTCACGATAACGCTTACGGTTCCACCACCGCCAGACTTCTCTATCTCTCCAACCGGCCCGACGCTCAGCGTGCAGACAGAACATCACGCCACGACGAAGCTCACGCTAACCTCCATGAACAATTTCAACGGCAGCGTCTCACTCACCTGTGGCAACCTGCCGCCGGTGGCCACCTGCACCTTCGACAGGGGCCGCTATGCATTGTCGTCCACGGCAGCCGTTTCCTTTGTTGTGGAGACATCCACAATTACAAACTTCAAATCAGAGACACGGTCGATGGCCCCATCGACGATTGCACTGTGCCTTCTGCCTGCGGCTGGAATGCTGTTCTTTGTACCACGACGTCGACTGCCGCTATTCATGGCTGCGTTGGTAACGATCCTGCTGCTGGGTACGACAGCATGCAGTGGCAAGTATCCGGACCACACACCTCCCGGGACGTATGCCGTTACCATCACAGCCACAGGCGTAAGTGGTGGCACATCTGTCACACACACTGTCCCCTTCAGACTCATCGTTGCGCCGGAATGA
- a CDS encoding DUF2892 domain-containing protein, producing the protein MDDVNVGALDMFVRFLIGMALFSLATLLKGDWRWLALLGFVPLLTAAFRYCPFYDLIGCTTCEEARRLRRETRIAH; encoded by the coding sequence ATGGACGATGTAAACGTCGGTGCGCTCGATATGTTCGTGCGCTTTCTGATTGGCATGGCGCTGTTCAGCCTGGCAACCCTGCTCAAAGGCGACTGGCGCTGGCTCGCGCTTCTGGGCTTCGTCCCGCTTCTCACAGCAGCCTTCCGCTATTGCCCCTTCTACGACCTCATAGGCTGCACCACCTGCGAAGAAGCCCGTCGATTGCGGCGGGAAACCCGTATCGCGCACTAG
- a CDS encoding Crp/Fnr family transcriptional regulator codes for MPLRRSCLQCEIKGPHCFCSLDHVALEKLDGMGQFVHLGAHESVLREGYAPEQVYVVCRGTIKLTTSSPDGRLLLLRIVGPGDVLGLAAALKRSRYEATAETLEPCSVKAIPRTQFLLFMEEFQAVSRNSVMAMAREYDSAVLSARRLALSSSASAKLASVLVEWGGLVLAGEHDNHNGRFPNTVRFHMPLTHEELGHMAGISRETVTRVLSSFRKEGLLQMDGNTLQLKDMEQLRHCAE; via the coding sequence ATGCCACTGCGCCGCAGTTGTCTTCAATGCGAGATCAAAGGCCCGCACTGTTTCTGTTCGCTGGACCATGTCGCCCTGGAGAAGCTGGACGGCATGGGCCAATTCGTGCACCTGGGCGCGCATGAATCGGTGCTGCGCGAAGGCTATGCGCCGGAACAGGTATACGTGGTCTGTCGCGGCACGATCAAGCTAACGACTTCCTCTCCCGATGGTCGATTGCTGCTGCTGCGCATTGTTGGTCCCGGCGATGTTCTTGGCCTTGCTGCTGCGCTCAAACGTAGCCGTTACGAAGCCACCGCCGAAACACTGGAACCGTGCTCCGTGAAAGCAATTCCGCGGACACAGTTCCTGTTGTTCATGGAGGAGTTTCAGGCGGTAAGCCGTAACTCCGTAATGGCCATGGCGCGCGAGTATGACTCTGCTGTGTTGAGCGCGCGGCGACTGGCGCTTTCCAGCTCTGCATCTGCGAAGCTCGCCAGCGTTCTGGTGGAGTGGGGCGGCCTGGTGCTGGCTGGCGAGCATGACAATCACAACGGCCGCTTCCCCAATACTGTCCGCTTCCACATGCCGCTCACGCACGAAGAACTGGGCCATATGGCTGGCATCTCGCGCGAGACAGTGACACGTGTTCTGTCGTCCTTTCGAAAAGAAGGATTGTTGCAGATGGATGGAAACACGCTTCAACTGAAAGACATGGAACAACTGCGCCACTGCGCTGAATAA
- the glmS gene encoding glutamine--fructose-6-phosphate transaminase (isomerizing) gives MCGIIGYIGPKDVVPLIVEGLRRLEYRGYDSAGIAVAGIADNPTLLDVRRAPGKLSNLEKVLQEHPLRGTYGIGHTRWATHGRPTEENAHPHRDGTGTLVVVHNGIVENYLSLKHDLIARGHRFVSETDTEIIAHLIEDELEKAAGSIPATATEAGAPHLASEMWDQSPTEANAAEAILETPPSNIPLEEAVRRAVKRLTGAFAIGVLSAREPDKLVAARSGPPAVIGIGDGEYFLASDVPGILHHTRDIVFLNDGECAILTKSGVTFTDFEGIVHERQPQRITWDPIQAEKAGYKHFMLKEINEQPRAVRDTTLGRVSLDSGQVYLPDLQISPEQIKAATSMTIAACGTSWHAGLAGKFMIERLARLPVDVDYASEYRYRDPIPGSLGLLITQSGETADTIAAQMEMVSKGTPTLAICNVVGSAITRKASGVITTNAGPEIGVASTKAFTAQLTALFTLALYLGQQRGHVTAEQSKQYVSELAEIPRKLEEILRGVDDQCCDLAKHFSTARDFLFLGRGIHYPIALEGALKLKEISYIHAEGYPAGEMKHGPNALIDETLPVVCIATKDPADPTSVLKYEKTLSNIQEVTARSGRVIAIATAPYQYDEQNASSFSTPSSRPERSEVEGPASPVPVGNANAAATTAEALKARAVHEQQEHTHLQGLVEHVITIPAAPELLLPILEVVPLQLLAYHIAVRRGCDVDQPRNLAKSVTVE, from the coding sequence ATGTGCGGAATCATTGGCTATATCGGTCCAAAAGATGTTGTCCCCCTGATTGTGGAAGGTTTGCGTCGGCTGGAGTATCGCGGATACGACTCTGCTGGCATCGCCGTCGCGGGCATCGCTGACAACCCCACACTACTCGACGTGCGACGCGCGCCCGGCAAGCTGAGCAACCTGGAGAAGGTGCTGCAGGAGCATCCACTGCGTGGCACCTACGGCATTGGCCACACCCGCTGGGCCACGCACGGCCGCCCCACCGAAGAGAACGCACACCCGCATCGCGACGGCACCGGCACGCTCGTCGTCGTCCACAACGGCATCGTGGAAAACTACCTCTCGCTGAAGCACGACCTCATCGCACGCGGCCATCGCTTCGTCTCCGAAACCGATACCGAAATCATCGCGCACCTCATCGAAGACGAGCTCGAAAAAGCCGCCGGTTCGATTCCAGCCACCGCCACCGAAGCGGGTGCCCCACATCTCGCTTCTGAGATGTGGGATCAGAGCCCCACCGAAGCCAACGCCGCAGAAGCCATCCTCGAAACCCCACCCAGCAACATACCCCTCGAAGAGGCCGTGCGGCGTGCGGTGAAGCGGCTCACCGGAGCGTTCGCCATCGGCGTCCTCAGCGCGCGCGAGCCGGACAAACTCGTCGCCGCACGCAGCGGACCGCCCGCCGTCATCGGCATCGGCGACGGCGAATACTTCCTCGCCTCCGACGTCCCCGGCATCCTGCATCACACACGCGACATCGTCTTCCTCAACGACGGCGAGTGCGCCATCCTGACGAAGTCCGGTGTCACCTTCACCGACTTCGAAGGCATCGTGCATGAGCGCCAGCCGCAGCGCATTACATGGGATCCCATCCAGGCGGAAAAGGCCGGCTACAAGCACTTCATGCTCAAGGAAATCAACGAGCAGCCGCGCGCCGTCCGCGACACTACGCTGGGCCGCGTCTCGCTCGACAGCGGCCAGGTCTACCTCCCCGACCTCCAGATCTCCCCCGAACAAATCAAAGCCGCCACCAGCATGACCATCGCTGCCTGCGGCACCAGTTGGCACGCAGGCCTCGCGGGCAAGTTCATGATCGAGCGCCTCGCCCGCCTCCCCGTCGACGTCGACTACGCCAGCGAATATCGCTACCGCGACCCCATCCCCGGATCGTTAGGTTTGTTAATTACCCAAAGCGGCGAGACGGCAGACACCATCGCCGCACAAATGGAGATGGTCAGCAAAGGCACGCCCACACTGGCCATCTGCAACGTGGTGGGATCGGCGATCACGCGCAAAGCATCCGGCGTCATCACCACCAACGCAGGCCCGGAAATCGGCGTCGCCTCCACCAAGGCCTTCACCGCGCAACTCACCGCGCTGTTTACGCTGGCACTCTACCTGGGACAGCAGCGCGGCCATGTCACCGCCGAGCAGTCAAAACAATATGTCTCCGAGTTAGCCGAAATCCCCCGTAAGTTAGAAGAAATCCTGCGCGGCGTCGACGACCAGTGTTGCGATCTGGCCAAACACTTCTCTACCGCGCGCGACTTCCTCTTCCTCGGCCGAGGCATCCACTACCCCATCGCCCTCGAAGGCGCGCTCAAGCTCAAGGAGATTAGTTACATCCACGCCGAAGGCTACCCCGCCGGCGAAATGAAGCACGGCCCCAACGCCCTCATCGACGAAACGCTCCCCGTCGTCTGCATCGCCACCAAGGACCCCGCAGACCCCACCAGCGTCCTCAAGTACGAAAAGACCCTCTCCAACATCCAGGAAGTAACCGCCCGCAGCGGCCGCGTCATCGCCATCGCCACCGCACCCTACCAGTACGACGAGCAGAACGCATCTTCCTTCAGTACTCCGTCATCCCGACCGGAGCGCAGCGAAGTGGAGGGACCTGCTTCTCCTGTCCCAGTTGGGAATGCAAACGCGGCAGCCACAACGGCCGAAGCGCTAAAGGCCCGCGCAGTCCACGAACAACAGGAACACACCCACCTACAGGGCCTGGTCGAACACGTCATCACCATCCCAGCCGCCCCGGAACTACTCCTACCCATCCTCGAAGTAGTCCCCCTGCAACTCCTCGCGTACCACATAGCAGTACGCCGAGGCTGCGACGTAGACCAACCAAGAAACCTTGCTAAGAGTGTGACGGTGGAATAA
- a CDS encoding alpha/beta hydrolase, producing the protein MAMSRVLSAVLISAIACGSLCAQENPAASIQTNHAVTESDGTVRMQRIVPLPKGISPEAKAWLSRPAGDADVPQTLEQRRTMLDKSQAQHRDILLKMFDVTVHDSTVAGVPVREVLPKEMKHPDRVLICLHGGGFNADSGSYSESIPVAAMTSSRVVSVLYRMAPEHPFPAGVDDVVAVYRELLKKYRPQHIAIFGSSAGAGLTMQAAVRIKQLKLPMPAALGPFSVPAAMDDGGDSRSLYNTDGLRGYVQVPNNATTNPYVGTTDPRDPVLSPLYADLHDMPPALFLTSERDLLLSSTTMLHRAYLRAGSDGRLIVFEALPHCFWNNSSLPETREAWKYMADFFNQQLARR; encoded by the coding sequence ATGGCCATGTCACGCGTGTTGTCTGCGGTTCTGATAAGTGCGATTGCGTGCGGTAGTTTGTGCGCACAGGAAAATCCGGCAGCAAGTATTCAGACGAATCACGCGGTGACAGAATCCGATGGCACGGTCCGCATGCAGCGCATCGTACCTTTGCCCAAAGGAATTAGCCCGGAAGCAAAGGCATGGCTCAGCCGTCCTGCAGGTGATGCGGACGTTCCGCAAACACTGGAACAGCGCCGCACGATGCTGGACAAATCGCAGGCGCAGCATCGCGACATTCTGCTGAAGATGTTTGACGTTACCGTTCACGACAGCACCGTTGCGGGCGTGCCGGTGCGCGAAGTATTGCCAAAGGAGATGAAGCACCCAGACCGCGTGCTCATCTGCCTGCACGGTGGCGGATTCAATGCCGACTCCGGCTCCTACTCGGAATCCATTCCCGTTGCTGCGATGACCAGCAGCCGCGTGGTCAGCGTGCTGTACCGTATGGCGCCGGAACACCCATTCCCTGCTGGCGTGGATGATGTTGTCGCCGTCTATCGCGAACTGCTGAAGAAGTACCGTCCGCAACACATTGCTATCTTCGGCAGCAGCGCGGGTGCTGGCCTCACCATGCAGGCGGCGGTGCGCATCAAGCAGTTGAAATTGCCCATGCCCGCAGCACTCGGCCCGTTCTCTGTGCCTGCTGCAATGGATGACGGCGGCGATTCGCGCTCGCTCTACAACACCGATGGTCTGCGCGGCTATGTGCAGGTGCCCAACAACGCAACGACGAACCCATACGTTGGCACCACCGATCCGCGCGATCCGGTGCTCTCACCGCTGTACGCGGATCTGCACGACATGCCGCCCGCACTCTTTCTCACCAGCGAGCGCGACCTTCTTTTGAGCAGCACCACCATGCTTCACCGCGCTTATCTTCGCGCAGGCAGCGATGGTCGCTTGATCGTCTTTGAAGCTCTGCCGCACTGTTTCTGGAACAACTCTTCGCTGCCCGAAACGCGCGAGGCATGGAAGTACATGGCAGACTTTTTCAACCAGCAGTTGGCACGGCGATAA